In the Bacillus sp. HSf4 genome, CATACGGTGTCAGGCATTATTTGCTGAAACCTTGCAATGAGAGCCATATTACAGAATCGCTCAAAAGCGTTGTCAGCGAGCTGAAAAAAGAAGAGTCTGCTAAACAGGTCAAAACCGATTTGGAGATGATCAGGCCGCACCTTGAAAAACACGTGTTCAAAGAGCTGATCACAGGCGAGAAGTCAGACGCCGAAAGGTATTTGCACTTTTTTTCAGAAAGCGGAAACATGAAGCTCGTCCTCCTTTCATTCCAGGAGCAGGGAGGGAGAAGGTGTTTGTCTGATCTCGAACAGATCGCCTGTGATGTCTTCAAAAGCGGCATCATCACCTCCATCCGCCATAAAGGTGTGCTCGTCCTCGCAGTCAAAGCCCGAATGGAAGATGAACAGCTAAAAGCAAATCTGGAAAGGATTAAAAGGCTTTCACGCCAGCGCTTACAGATGGAGCTGGCGGCAGCATTCAGCGGAAGCGGTGACATCGGGGAGGCCGCTGTTTTATATGGCCGCGCGCGGGCCGAGTTTGAAAGCCTGGTCAGCGGGGGGCAGACATCGGTTTTGGTCAGGCAAATGATTGAGCTGATCCAAAAGGAAGCCGCCAATCCGAAGCTGTCATTAAAATGGGCGGCCCGAAACATGCTGTATATGAATCCCGATTATCTCGGCAAGGTTTTCAAACAGGAGACAGGTGAACGGTTTTCCAGCTATGTGACGAAGGTCCGGATTGAAAAAGCGATCGCCAAAATGAAAAAGACAAACGATATCACGATCGGCGCTCTCGCGGAGGAGACGGGATTTGGCGATAATCCGAAATACTTCAGCCTCGTCTTTAAAAAGTATACAGGCTGTACACCGTCTGAGTACCGGAAAAAAGAAGAACACCTGCTGTAAAGCCGCCGGAGAAAGTCCGGCGGCTTTTTCTTGCGACGCGATCTCTGTTTTTTTAACATTCTTCTCTGTTTTTTGAGTTTCTGGGACGAAAATGCGTCATTAAAATAAAATGTAAGCACTTACAAAAAGAGGGGGATGTCGATGAGGAGATTCATGCTTGTCTCGTTATGCGCATTGCTGCTGTCCGGGCTTTACGGATGCAGTTCAAACAGCGAAGAGGCGGGGGGCTCAGGCGGAGAAAACATGATCACGCTGAGGATCGCCTGGTGGGGCGGACAACCGCGACATGATTACACAACGAAAGTGATTGAGATGTACGAAAAGGAAAATCCGCATGTCAAAATCGAAGCGGAGTTTGCCAACTGGGACGATTATTGGAAAAAGCTCGCACCGATGTCCGCGGCGAACCAGCTGCCTGATGTCATCCAGATGGATTCCGCATATTTATCACAATACGGTGAAAAGGGCCAGCTGGAAGATCTCTCGGCGTATGTGAAAGACGGGACGATCAACACAGATGCAATTGATGACAAGACGCTCGAGGGCGGGAAAATCGGCGGCAAGCTTTACGGTTTTCCGCTCGGGATCAATGTGCTGTCCGTCATTACAAATGATGACCTTTTAAAAGAAGTCGGCGCCGAGATTGATGATGAGAACTGGACATGGGACGATTTTGAAACATTGGCGCTCAAGGTGCAGGAGAAGACGGGAAAATACGGCTCAAACGGAATGCATCCGCCTGACGTCTTTTTCCCGTATTATCTCAGGACGAAGGGCGAGCGCTTTTATAAAGAGGATGGAACAGGTCTTGCCTATACGGATGACAAGCTGTTTGTCGATTACTTCAAAAGACAGGTCAGACTTGTCGAGCAGAAGGCTTCTCCGACACCTGATGAAAGCGCGCAAATCAAAGGGATGGAAGACGATTTTATCGTAAAAGGCGAAACGTCTGCCACATGGAATTATTCCAACCAATACTCGGCGTTTGCCCAGCTGACGGATGCGCCGCTTTCACTCCATCTGCCGCCGGAACAGGCGAAAGAAAAAGCGCTGTTTCTCAGACCGAGCATGCTGTTTTCGATTCCGAAAAGCTCCGAACATAAAAAAGAAGCGGCAACATTTATCGATTTCTTTATCAATAATGAAAAAGCCAATGCGCTGATCAAAGGTGAGCGCGGTGTACCCGTTTCAGCGAAAACGGCCGAAGCGGTAAAGTCGGAACTGAATGAAGAGGAAAAAAAGATTTTTGAATATGTCGAGCGGGCAAAAGAACATGCAGGTCAGGCGGACCCGCCTGAACCGATTGGCAGCGCTGAAGTGATCAAGCTGCTGAAGGATACGTCAGACCAAATTTTGTTCAAAAAAATCACACCGGAAGAAGGAGCCGCCAAGTTCAGAAAAGAAGCGAACGACATCTTGAAACGAAATCAAAAAAGGTAATGCCTGAAAGGGGGATGCGACCGTGAAGAGCAAACGACTGAATGACAACCTGGCGGGTTATGCCTTTATTTCTCCATTTGTAATCGGCTTTTTCTGCTTTACCGTGATACCGATGGGCGCTTCACTGTTTTTGTCTTTTACCGATTATGATCTGTTTACTTCTCCTAAGTGGGTGGGCCTTGACAACTACAAAACGATGCTGACGGATGATGAAAAGTACTGGGGATCATTGAAAGTGACATTTTACTATGTTCTCTGCGGCGTACCGCTCAGGCTGGCGTTCGCGCTTTTCATCGCGGTGATGTTGAACAGATCGCAAAAAGGTGTGGGTATTTACCGGACGCTTTTTTATCTGCCGTCGATCATCGGCGGCAGTGTGGCGGTGGCGATCATGTGGCGCAATGTCTTCGGGAATGACGGTGTCATCAATGCGCTTCTGTTTTTTATCGGGATTGAAAAGAAGATTTTCTGGTACCAGGATCCGACGAGTGCGTTGTGGACGCTGATCCTTTTGTCGGTTTGGCAGTTCGGTTCTTCGATGCTGATTTTTTTGGCCGGACTCAAAAACATTCCGCCGATGTATCAGGAAGCAGCCAGCATTGACGGGGCAAACAGGGTGCAGCGGTTTTTCCTGATTACGCTTCCGCTGCTCAGCCCGATCATCTTCTTTAATTTGGTGATGCAGACGATATCCGCGTTTATGACCTTTACACCGGCTTATATTATTTCCAAGGGGGAGGGCGGACCGCTTGACGGAACGCTCCTATATTCCCTGTATTTATTCCAGCGGGCCTTCAACTTTTTCCAAATGGGCTATGCCTCAGCCATGGCCTGGGTGATGCTCCTATTGATCGGCCTTGTGACATTCATTTTATTTAAAACATCATCCTTATGGGTGCATTACGAATCAAAGGAGGGATCATGATGGAGCCGGTCAAGGAAACGGCGCCTGCACGCGTTCCTGTAAGGAGCGGGAAAAGCCGGACGGGTCAGATCGCTTTTCATATTGCAACAGCCGGTTTGGCGGTTTTTCTTCTCTATCCTGTCATATGGCTTGTTGTCAGTTCTTTTAAAGAGAGCGCCAGCATTTTCGCCACTTCTCATTCGCTCGTTCCCGATCCGTTTGTCATCTCCAATTATGCGGATGGATGGAAGGGAATTGCCGGACAGCCGTTTATCACATTCATCAAAAACTCGCTGATCATCGTCGGTTTATCGACCGCTGGCGCCGTCCTGTCGTCAGCTTTTATCGCCTACGGGTTCGCGCGGATTTCGTTTAAAGGCAAATCGTTTTGGTTTGCCGCTATGATGGTGACGATGATGCTGCCGCATGAAGTGCTGATGATTCCGCAGTACATCATCTTTGCGAAGCTTGATTGGCTGAATTCCTTTAAGCCGATCGTCGTTCCTCAGTTTTTTGGACACGCGTTTTTTATCTTTTTGATGATCCAGTTTATCAGAACGATTCCGGTTGAACTCGATGAAGCGGCGAAGATTGATGGTTGCAGCCGTCTCGGCATTTTTTTCAAGGTAATCCTGCCGCTGATCGCCCCGGCGCTTGCGACATCGGCGATCTTTTCATTTTACTGGAAATGGGAGGAGCTGATCAATCCGCTCCTTTATTTAAACAAGCCCGAGCTTTATCCGGTTTCCCTGGCGTTGAAGCTGTTTTTGGATACGGAGACGGCGTCAAACTGGGGTGCGATGTTTGCGATGTCCGTCGTTTCGCTGCTGCCTGTCGTGATCGTGTTTTTTGTCTTTCAAAAATCGATCGTTCAAGGCATCAGCATGAGCGGATTAAAATAAAAAAGGAGTGAATGCGGGTGGCAAAACTTGTTTTTGATGAAGAAAAGCTGAATGACATGATCGACAGAATCGTCAAGCGGACATTTGCGATGGATTTTGAATGGGATTGGCCCGGCGGTGTGGCGTTTTACGGCGTGGCCGAGGCGTATGATGCGACGGAAAAGGAAGAATACCTTCAGCTTCTGAAAAACTGGACGGATGAAAAGCTTGAAGACGGCCTGCCGAAGCTTTCGATCAACGGCGTCTCCATTGGCCACACCCTTTTATCGCTCTATCAGGCAACAGGTGATGACCGTTATCTTGAAACAGCCAGGGAAATGGCAGACTATGTCCTTCATGAAGCGCCGAGGTTTGCAGACGGCATCCTCCAGCATACCGTCAATTCAGAGAAAAACGTCTTCCCGGAGCAGGCGTGGGTCGATACGATGATGATGGCCGGCTTGTTTCTTCTCCGCATCGGAAAGCTTGTCGAGAGTGAAGAATACTTTGAGGATGGCCTCCGCCAGTATCATGGTCATGAAGAACTTTTGCAGGATATGGATACCAATCTGTATTATCACGGCTGGGACAATGTGGCCAAAAACCATATGTCAGGCATATTTTGGGGGAGGGGAAACGGCTGGGCCGCGCTGACCATGGCCAAAGCGCTGCCGCTGATTGATGTGACCCATCCGTCTTATATGATCATCGACGGCTCATTGAGAGATCTGTTGAGCGCGCTTGTCAGGCTTCAGCATCCTTCCGGGTTATGGCACACCATCGTGACAGACCCCGGCTCATATCTTGAAGTCTCGGGTTCCGCCGGAATTGCCTCCGGTCTTTTATCAAGAGGCTCTTTGTACCACGAGTCGGTTCAGAGAGCGCTGGCGGCCATCACAGAATCCGTCGCGCCGGACGGCAGGGTCGAACGCGTTTCCGCGGGAACGGCGGTCATGCGGGACGCCGGGGGGTATAAGGATGTCCCGTATAAACGGATTCAAGGCTGGGGGCAGGGGCTTGCGCTGACCTTTTTGGCAGATGTCATCCGCTCAAAATCGCGAGCATTTCAATAAAAATTGAAAAAGAAACATTCTTTTCATTTGCAGTGGGGGGAGAGGCATGAAAAAGCTGCATCAAAGACATGTTTCACGGCGGAAGGGGACCTATTTCAAA is a window encoding:
- a CDS encoding sugar ABC transporter permease — protein: MKSKRLNDNLAGYAFISPFVIGFFCFTVIPMGASLFLSFTDYDLFTSPKWVGLDNYKTMLTDDEKYWGSLKVTFYYVLCGVPLRLAFALFIAVMLNRSQKGVGIYRTLFYLPSIIGGSVAVAIMWRNVFGNDGVINALLFFIGIEKKIFWYQDPTSALWTLILLSVWQFGSSMLIFLAGLKNIPPMYQEAASIDGANRVQRFFLITLPLLSPIIFFNLVMQTISAFMTFTPAYIISKGEGGPLDGTLLYSLYLFQRAFNFFQMGYASAMAWVMLLLIGLVTFILFKTSSLWVHYESKEGS
- a CDS encoding carbohydrate ABC transporter permease, which translates into the protein MEPVKETAPARVPVRSGKSRTGQIAFHIATAGLAVFLLYPVIWLVVSSFKESASIFATSHSLVPDPFVISNYADGWKGIAGQPFITFIKNSLIIVGLSTAGAVLSSAFIAYGFARISFKGKSFWFAAMMVTMMLPHEVLMIPQYIIFAKLDWLNSFKPIVVPQFFGHAFFIFLMIQFIRTIPVELDEAAKIDGCSRLGIFFKVILPLIAPALATSAIFSFYWKWEELINPLLYLNKPELYPVSLALKLFLDTETASNWGAMFAMSVVSLLPVVIVFFVFQKSIVQGISMSGLK
- a CDS encoding response regulator, producing MMYKVLLADDERIILEGISKMIEWNSVGTSLIGAVQNGADAYRLIVRERPDIVISDIKMPGLGGLELIEKVSRKYPSTRFILLTGFGQFEYAKKAMTYGVRHYLLKPCNESHITESLKSVVSELKKEESAKQVKTDLEMIRPHLEKHVFKELITGEKSDAERYLHFFSESGNMKLVLLSFQEQGGRRCLSDLEQIACDVFKSGIITSIRHKGVLVLAVKARMEDEQLKANLERIKRLSRQRLQMELAAAFSGSGDIGEAAVLYGRARAEFESLVSGGQTSVLVRQMIELIQKEAANPKLSLKWAARNMLYMNPDYLGKVFKQETGERFSSYVTKVRIEKAIAKMKKTNDITIGALAEETGFGDNPKYFSLVFKKYTGCTPSEYRKKEEHLL
- a CDS encoding sugar ABC transporter substrate-binding protein, producing the protein MSMRRFMLVSLCALLLSGLYGCSSNSEEAGGSGGENMITLRIAWWGGQPRHDYTTKVIEMYEKENPHVKIEAEFANWDDYWKKLAPMSAANQLPDVIQMDSAYLSQYGEKGQLEDLSAYVKDGTINTDAIDDKTLEGGKIGGKLYGFPLGINVLSVITNDDLLKEVGAEIDDENWTWDDFETLALKVQEKTGKYGSNGMHPPDVFFPYYLRTKGERFYKEDGTGLAYTDDKLFVDYFKRQVRLVEQKASPTPDESAQIKGMEDDFIVKGETSATWNYSNQYSAFAQLTDAPLSLHLPPEQAKEKALFLRPSMLFSIPKSSEHKKEAATFIDFFINNEKANALIKGERGVPVSAKTAEAVKSELNEEEKKIFEYVERAKEHAGQADPPEPIGSAEVIKLLKDTSDQILFKKITPEEGAAKFRKEANDILKRNQKR
- a CDS encoding glycoside hydrolase family 105 protein, translating into MAKLVFDEEKLNDMIDRIVKRTFAMDFEWDWPGGVAFYGVAEAYDATEKEEYLQLLKNWTDEKLEDGLPKLSINGVSIGHTLLSLYQATGDDRYLETAREMADYVLHEAPRFADGILQHTVNSEKNVFPEQAWVDTMMMAGLFLLRIGKLVESEEYFEDGLRQYHGHEELLQDMDTNLYYHGWDNVAKNHMSGIFWGRGNGWAALTMAKALPLIDVTHPSYMIIDGSLRDLLSALVRLQHPSGLWHTIVTDPGSYLEVSGSAGIASGLLSRGSLYHESVQRALAAITESVAPDGRVERVSAGTAVMRDAGGYKDVPYKRIQGWGQGLALTFLADVIRSKSRAFQ